Proteins encoded by one window of Melospiza melodia melodia isolate bMelMel2 chromosome 9, bMelMel2.pri, whole genome shotgun sequence:
- the PYROXD2 gene encoding pyridine nucleotide-disulfide oxidoreductase domain-containing protein 2: MAGRCALRGALGPRCPSRWPQGWRLSLRPPGARLAHAGAAAQLQQEYDAVVIGAGHNGLVAAAYLQRAGLRTAVLERRHVLGGAAVTEEIVPGFKFSRASYLLSLLRPQIYADLELQRHGLRVLPRDPYSFTPLLEDRSPPRSLLLGHDMAQTQQQIAQFSQKDAQAYPEYEAFMGRMVLALDPLLDAPPVDTAALGKGSLPQQLRNLQTLKPLLQAGLALGRQLPHYYEVLTAPISKILDHWFESEPLKATLATDAVIGAMASPHTPGSGYVLLHHVMGELEGRRGAWGYVAGGMGALSHAIAQAATARGAHIFADKAVCHVLLGRAGEARGVVLQDGTEVRSKLVLSNASPQITFLELIPQEQLPKDFVQRIRQLDTRSPVTKINVAVDRLPSFLAAPNAHDGQALPHHQCSIHLNCEGTQLLHQAFTEAAQGHPSSRPMIELCIPSVLDPGLAPPGCHVVSLFTQYTPSVLAGGRCWDEQARNAYADTVFDCIEDYAPGFKASVIGRDILTPPDLERIFGLPGGNIFHGGMSLDQLYFARPVPSYSGYRSPIPGLYLCGSGAHPGGGVMGAAGRNAAQVAIKDFRHL; encoded by the exons ATGGCCGGGCGCTGCGCGCTCCGGGGAGCGCTCGGTCCGCGCTGCCCGTCCCGCTGGCCGCAGGGCTGGCGTCTGTCCCTGCGGCCGCCGGGAGCGCGTCTGGCCCATGCCGGGGCCgcggcccagctgcagcaggagtaCGACGCGGTGGTGATCGGGGCAG GACACAACGGGCTGGTGGCA GCTGCCTACCTGCAGCGGGCAGGGCTGCGCACGGCTGTGCTGGAGAGGCGCCACGTGCTGGGCGGCGCCGCCGTCACTGAGGAGATCGTGCCAG GGTTCAAGTTCTCCCGGGCATCGTATCTGCTCAGCCTGCTGCGACCACAAATCTATGCTGATCTGGAGCTGCAG CGGCACGGTCTGAGGGTGCTCCCACGGGACCCCTACTCCTTCACCCCACTGCTGGAGGACAGGAGCCCTCCTCGCTCCCTTCTGCTGGGACATGACATGGCCCAGACTCAGCAGCAGATTGCTCAGTTCTCCCAGAAGGATGCCCAG GCCTATCCTGAGTATGAGGCGTTCATGGGGCGCATGGTGTtggcccttgacccactgctggATGCCCCTCCAGTGGATACAGCTGCCCTGGGAAAGggttccctgccccagcagctcagGAACCTGCAAACCCTGAAGCCCTTGCTGCAGGCAG ggctggcactggggcggCAGCTGCCCCACTATTACGAGGTGCTCACAGCTCCCATCTCCAAG ATTCTGGATCACTGGTTTGAGTCAGAACCCCTGAAGGCAACTCTGGCTACTGATGCTGTGATTGGAGCCATGGCCAGCCCACACACCCCTGGCAGTGG GTATGTGCTGTTGCACCATGTCATGGGTGAGCTGGAGGGACGGCGCGGGGCCTGGGGCTATGTGGCAGGCGGGATGGGAGCCCTGTCCCACGCCATCGCCCAGGCAGCCACTGCCCGGGGAGCCCACATCTTTGCTGACAAG GCAGTGTGCCacgtgctgctgggcagggccggGGAGGCGCGGGGTGTCGTGCTGCAGGATGGGACAGAGGTGAGGAGCAAACTGGTGCTGTCCAATGCCTCCCCCCAAATCACCTTTCTGGAACTCATTCCTCAG GAGCAGCTGCCCAAGGATTTTGTCCAGCGGATCCGGCAGCTTGACACACGCTCCCCTGTCACCAAGATCAATG TGGCGGTGGATCGACTGCCCAGCTTCCTGGCTGCCCCCAATGCCCACGatggccaggccctgccccaccACCAGTGCTCCATACACCTCAACTGCGAGGGCACCCAGCTCCTGCACCAGGCATTCACTGAGGCTGCCCAGGGGCACCCCTCCAGCAG GCCCATGATCGAGCTCTGCATTCCCTCAGTGCTGGACCCGGGGCTGGCCCCTCCAGGCTGCCACGTCGTGTCCCTGTTCACACAGTACACCCCGTCCGTGCTGGCGGGCGGGCGGTGCTGGGACGAGCAGGCCAGAAATGCGTACGCAGACACAG TGTTTGACTGCATCGAAGACTATGCCCCAGGGTTCAAGGCATCTGTCATTGGCAGGGACATCCTGACGCCACCAGACCTGGAGAGGATCTTTGGGCTGCCCGGTGGA AACATCTTCCATGGAGGGATGTCTCTGGACCAGCTGTACTTTGCCCGGCCAGTACCATCCTACTCTGGCTACCGGTCCCCAATTCCTGGCCTGTACCTGTGTGGAAGTGGAGCCCACCCtg GAGGAGGAGTGATGGGAGCAGCAGGACGCAATGCTGCCCAGGTGGCTATCAAGGATTTCAGGCACCTCTGA